From a region of the Triticum aestivum cultivar Chinese Spring chromosome 7D, IWGSC CS RefSeq v2.1, whole genome shotgun sequence genome:
- the LOC123168490 gene encoding WAT1-related protein At5g47470-like, with amino-acid sequence MLGGGVSFSFSDVLTICGLLAVQCIFGLYMMFLNRLLVAGVPSLFIIVVACAASSVVVLPFAIALERKKWPKRWSPVLIIQLVMISLGGVSIYQVLMMLGVERTSPAIASAMPNLGPGFIFVIAACLRFERFEWRCKYTRAKILGTLVCISGAMCVSFLKNPYPGTVPESVPRDQELSGMKIYRDWVLGCVYLLTGVTVFACNTVLQAATLKRFPAPLSICVITAMMGSIFSAIIQVIMDGKLGAGTAGNIPRIIGEIVLVGGVVIGLCTTFQVSSIGRKGPVLVSMFSPFQTVFSAFISFIFFGQWIGTGCLVGIALMFAGLYVVLWAKNREDKMFAELALPSDSDATESDIERPFLQ; translated from the exons ATGCTGGGCGGCGGCGTGTCCTTCTCATTCAGCGACGTGCTGACCATCTGCGGGCTGCTGGCGGTGCAGTGCATCTTCGGTCTCTACATGATGTTCCTCAACCGGCTACTCGTAGCCGGCGTCCCGTcgctcttcatcatcgtcgtcgcaTGCGCCGCCTCCTCCGTCGTCGTTCTCCCCTTCGCCATCGCCCTCGAGAGGAAGAAATGGCCCAAGCGCTGGAGCCCCGTGTTGATAATCCAGCTCGTTATGATCTCCCTTGGAGG GGTATCAATATACCAAGTCTTGATGATGCTCGGCGTCGAGCGGACCTCACCAGCAATCGCCTCGGCCATGCCCAATCTTGGCCCTGGCTTCATCTTCGTCATCGCCGCCTGCCTGAG GTTTGAGAGATTTGAGTGGAGGTGCAAGTACACCAGAGCAAAGATCTTGGGTACGTTGGTATGCATCAGTGGAGCAATGTGCGTGAGCTTCCTGAAGAATCCCTATCCCGGCACAGTGCCAGAGTCCGTTCCCAGGGACCAAGAGTTGTCTGGCATGAAAATCTACAGAGATTGGGTCCTTGGCTGTGTGTACCTGCTCACTGGAGTCACGGTCTTCGCTTGCAACACTGTCCTGCAG GCTGCAACCCTCAAGAGGTTCCCGGCGCCGCTGTCGATCTGTGTGATCACCGCCATGATGGGATCGATCTTCAGCGCCATCATCCAGGTCATCATGGATGGCAAGCTCGGCGCGGGCACTGCAGGCAACATCCCCAGAATAATCGGTGAAATTGTGCTCGTG GGAGGTGTGGTGATTGGCCTGTGCACGACGTTCCAGGTGTCGAGCATCGGCCGCAAGGGGCCTGTCCTGGTGTCCATGTTCAGCCCGTTCCAGACCGTGTTCTCGGCCTTCATCTCCTTCATCTTCTTTGGGCAATGGATCGGCACAGGGTG CCTGGTGGGGATTGCGCTCATGTTTGCGGGCCTCTATGTGGTGCTATGGGCCAAGAACCGGGAGGACAAGATGTTCGCCGAGCTTGCGCTGCCGTCTGACTCTGACGCGACTGAATCTGATATCGAGAGGCCATTCTTGCAGTGA